The genomic DNA CATGGGGCCGTCGTGGTATCTGATGCCCGACGTTTTCGAGCGGTTTTTCGACCATTTCGACCGCGAGCCGGGGGACTTCTACAAGCTCGAACGCCTCGACCCACATTACCGCATCTTCTGGAAGGACGGCGATACGGCGGCGGTCACCGACGACCGCGAGGAGATGCGGAAGCTCTTCGAGGAGTACGAATCCGGTGCCGGCGAAGCGCTCGATTCGTATCTGGCGACCTCGCGCGACCACTACGAGTTCGGCATGGAGACGTTCGTCTACGAGGACCGCCCGCGGCTCCGCGACTGGGTTGCCCTCGACGTGATGCGTGCCGCACCTGTCGGGCTCAAGCTGTTGGGGACGATGGACGACTACGTCGCCGACTACTTCGATGACCCGAAGCTCCGCCAGATAATGCAGTACTCGCTGGTTTTCCTCGGTGGCGCGCCCAACAACACGCCAGCCATCTACAACATGATGAGCCACGTCGATTTCAATCTCGGCGTCTACTATCCGGAGAACGGTCTGCGGTCGGTCGTCGACGCCTGCGTCGAGTTAGGCGAAGAACTCGGCGTCGAGTACGTCACCGACGCCGAGGTCACCGAAATCGTCAACCGCAAGGACGGGTTCACCGTCGAGTCATCCGCCGGCGACTTCGATGCCGACCGCGTCGTCAGCAATGCCGACTACGCCCACACCGAACAGGAGCTGTTGCCCGAACACGAACGCCAGTACGACGCCGAGTACTGGGACTCCCGGACCTACTCGCCGTCGGCGTTTCTGCTGTATCTGGGCGTCGAGGGCGATGTCGAGCCGCTCGAACACCACACGCTCGTGTTGCCGACCGACTGGGACGGCCACT from Natronomonas pharaonis DSM 2160 includes the following:
- a CDS encoding phytoene desaturase family protein, coding for MSSTRSVVVVGSGFGGLSAACYLADAGLDVTVLEKNEQLGGRASVLETEGFRFDMGPSWYLMPDVFERFFDHFDREPGDFYKLERLDPHYRIFWKDGDTAAVTDDREEMRKLFEEYESGAGEALDSYLATSRDHYEFGMETFVYEDRPRLRDWVALDVMRAAPVGLKLLGTMDDYVADYFDDPKLRQIMQYSLVFLGGAPNNTPAIYNMMSHVDFNLGVYYPENGLRSVVDACVELGEELGVEYVTDAEVTEIVNRKDGFTVESSAGDFDADRVVSNADYAHTEQELLPEHERQYDAEYWDSRTYSPSAFLLYLGVEGDVEPLEHHTLVLPTDWDGHFEQIFDTPAWPDDPAYYLCVPSKTDDSVAPEGHSNLFALVPVAPGLDDDAETRAWYRDLVLDDIAENTGVDLHDRIVFEETFTVSEFADRYNSTQGTALGLAHTLRQTALLRPPHRSDACPGLYFTGAFTTPGIGVPMCLISGEHTAEALLNDAR